gggggcgatGTTGCTCCCTGACTGTTACAGAGTGTTGCTTTAAAGTTTCAATGTTAATCGTTAACCAAAGAAGTTTTCTATTTCAGGGAATCATGTTGTTTTACTTGTGgaagtttttttctgtcaatgaataaactgtgagtgtgtgtgtgtgtgtgtgtatgtttgtgtgtgtgtgtgtgtgtttgtgtgattgtgtgtgtgtggttttgtgtgtgtgtgtgtgcgtgcatgtgtgtgtgtgtttgtgtgattgtgtgtgtgtggttttgtgtgtgtgtgtgcgtgcatgtgtgtgtgattgtgtgtatgtgtgtggttttgtgtgtgtgtgtggttttgtgtgtgtgtgttgtgtgattgtgtgtgtgtgtgtgtgtgtgtgattgtgtgtgcgtgtgtgtgttgtgtgtgtgattgtgtgtgtgtgtgtgtgtgtgtgtgtgcgtgtgtgtgtgtgtgtgtgtgtgtgtgtgtgtgtgtgcgtgtgcgtgtgtgtgcatgtgattgtgtgtgtgcgtgtgtgtgtgtgattgtgtgtgtgtgtgtgtgtgtgtgtgtgtggttttgtgtgtgtgtgattgtgtctgtgtgtgtgtctgattatgtgtgtgtatgtggttttatgtgtgtgtgttgtgtgtgttattgtgtgtgtgtggttttgtgtgtgtgtgttgtgtgtgtgattgtgtgattttgtgtgtgtgtgtgtgtgtgtgattgtgtgtgtgtgtgtgattttgtgttcgtgtgttgtgtgtgtgattgtgtgtatgtgtgtgtgtgtgtgtgtttgtgtgcgcgtgtgtgtgtgtgtgtgcgtgtgcatgtgcgtgtctgtgtttgtgtgtgtgtgtgtgtgtgtgtgtgtgtgtgtgtgtgcgtgtgcgtgcgtgtgcgtgtgcgtgtgcatgtgcatgtgcgtgtttgtgtgtgtgtgtgtgtttgtgtgtgtgtgtgtgtgtgtgtgtgtgtgtctgtctgtctgtgtgtgtgtgtgtggtcttggCAGTGAATGAGAAAACCACGAAGGTGATCGAGGCGGCGTTCCAACACGCCAGATACCCGAGTGTCACAGGAGAGAAATCCATACTCTTCGTTGGCAAAGTCCAATACAGCCTGGACAAGTGAGtgacacacaaactctcacctgcacacacacgtggacagacagacacgcaACCTGCAATGATGTCCTGCTCCCCAGTTTGGAGATTCACAACCTGACGATTGGTCAAAGTGCGTTTGAGCTGCTTCCAGGTGAAGGCGTGGCCATGGACATCAGCAACGTGTCGGCGACCTTCAGAGGAACCATCCGGTATGGATACGGCAGCTGGCTGTGAGTCAGAGTGAGacgcaacacaacacaacacaacacaacacaaccctgGTGATGGGAACGAGAAAGCACAACACATATAGAACAGATACAACATGTACACAACTCAACACACTCCTGAAGCAGGAGCTGATGGTTCCtttgtctctttcctctccagcATCAACGTTGCTCATTCAATCGACTTCGAGATCGAGTCTCACATCGATCTCGGCATCAACCCCAAACTCTGTAAGTGTTCAAAGCTCCAGTGTGTAAGAGTCTGTCGGCACAAAGTGAATTGGAAATAATcctggtgatgttttcactcgtgtgtttcatctaaattgtatgaattgttgttttctttaccgtaGAAGGAGacgtttatatttaaatactttacatCAGCAGCGAGTccacggaggccgccatgttttttacagtagcccaaactggacaaactaaacaccttttgattaacgtgcaacttcaccactagatatcactataTTCTACACTACACTACtctacacactgcacctttaactCATTTATTATGTGAACATAAAGGAATTGAGCTATTGATAGAAACAGTGTTAGATTGTTTTCCTTCACCTCTAGGAGTAGGAGGAAGTTGTGTGGACAGAAACCAGGTGTGTTTCATGTcctggtgtgtgtctctgtcagacTGTGGTGAAGGAAAAGTGGCAGCAGACACGTCCGACTGTTACCTGAACTTCCACAAGCTCCGCCTTCATCTGCAGGGTGACAGAGAGTAAGTCAATGGGTCCGACCTGCTGGATTCTCTGTGTTCCACTGAGTGTGACTGTGAATCTGTCGTTGTTCAGACCGAACTGGCTGAAGAGGCTCTTCACCGACTTCATCACCTTCACCGTCAAGCTGGTCATCAAGGGTCAGGTGAGGACGTCCGGGGGTCAGAGTTCATGTTAATCTACAAACAGAGAGTTCATGTGGATTGAGGTCGAGGGAAACGATGACACAGCAATAAACGAGTCTCTTCTCCGCTGCAGATTTGCAAGGAGATCAACAAGGTGGCAAATATCCTGGCTGACTTCATCCAGAGCACAGCAGGTGAGAGACTCAGAAGATCAACGTGACGCATCACATCAACAAATAGAAGTAGAAgaacatatgtgtgtgtctgtgcatgtgtgtgtgtttccagagcAGTTCCTCAGTGATGGAAACATCAGCTTTGACATCGGTGTGACCACTGCTCCTGTCATCACCGCAAACTACATCGAGTCGTACCACAAGGTCGGTAAAACccacatgatcacatgatccGTCCCCATTCCTCTGGCCTCATGAGAAGAGCAGGAAGTGATCCCCGGTGTTCTCGAACCTTTCAGGGCTTCACCCGGTACAACAACACCACGGCCGCCGTCAGGGACTCCGGGTTCCAGCCGACTCAGCTCACCGAACACAGGATGCTTTACTTCTGGGTCTCAGGTCAGTTGTGCGTCATTTCCTTTTGAAAATTTTGCAGTTGCAGGTAATAGGAAGAACAACGGGTGAATTAAAGAACACAATCTGTTTTGGACAAGTTCAAATACTTCTACATTTTGTACATGACATAACCCATAAGGTATCTGACCTGCTGATGTTTAGACTGAAGCCTCGTCCAGGTTTCACATTGGTTTTTCTGGAGGTTCATGTTCTCAATAGTGTTTGGACTGAATTTGGTATTTTTTAAGATTATTCCTTGGACGATTATGAAGAAACTGGATTATCAAAACCAAAAGTTGACAAAATCCTCCATCTTGTCTCGGAACATTAAACCTAGACACAAAATGGCTGCCAAAACTTTTGAAATATATGAGTGAAAAGTATTTATATTAAGTAACTTGTGGTTCGAGGTGTATTTACCATGAAAATCTTCATATTGTGTTCTACCCTCAGACCAGGTCTTTAACCCTTTGATCGCGGCCGCACACAAAGACGGACGCTTCCACCTCAACGTCTCTGGAGCAGAACTCACTGTGAGAAACATCAAACTATTATTCTGATCAATCTTTAGTTTGATCTGACTTCACGATGATTGTGATTTCAGGAACTGTTCAAGACGAATCTCTCCAGTGCGACGCCCGAATTCTTCAGAAAGGTAAGAACACTTTGTCGTCCGTGTAAATTCACGAAAGTAAACCCTGTGGTGAGGTGAGAgaaacaggtttgtgtgtgttttgtgtgtgtttgtgtgttcagtgtttgttAGAATCCGGATCTCCAGAGCTCAGCGTGTGGAGCTCGGCTGTTCCCTTCCTCAACACCTCCACCCTGGGCACGAGGCTGTGGGCAGAGGCCTCTGGGCGGCTCAGCTGTGGGAATCAAACGCCGGAGCTCTTCTTCCAAACGGTATTTCATCTGTTAGAAGTTAAAGTTCAGATCTGATCGGTtgaaaactgttttttattcatttcaccTCAAACAAACTCCTCCTGGCGTCTGTGCTGCAGCGATGCAGGTAGAACTTACAGGAGGTGTAGAAATACTGAAGAGGAGCTCAGGTAACTTGAATGAAACTGACAATAAGTACTTGAATTACCTAAAAGGGACAAatccttgtttcctgtgcaGGACGTGGTCGTGGACGTCTTGGCTTCCTACGCTGACAAGAAGCTCTTCCTGCAGGGGAAACCTTCAGAGTAAGAACCTTCACGGGGATTAGAGCCCTACAAGGTGTCTGTGGTTTCTGACCAGTTGTTTGCAGAGCATCACTGGAAATGTAGGtttctattatttattaattaaccaGGTGCATGATGGGGATTCtcggttcttcttcttcttctctaggATCTTTGTGATCCGAGATGATCGGCCGTCACTAAATCAAACGGTGAGACTTTCCTTCATTTGATTCTTACTTCTTGCAAAGGAAAGTTAAATTATTCTTCACTAGAGGacaaaagcaacacaaagtCAAATTCCACCTGCAACAACACGACTAGAGAACATGGAGGAAAAATCAAAGAAAACACCAAAGTCTATATTCTGAAACCTCCTGGCTGAAATGAAGCTGAatgtgaaaaacacagaaaccagAGTAAATGTTTACAGACGTGTTCCTTCCCCTCTCGTCTGGTTCCAGCTGGTGGATGAGCTGGAGTTCctcagagaagctgtggagaagGTTGGAATCCCCAAAGTGATGtctggtgagagacagacaaacacatggacATAACCATAACCACTTATTAAACCAAGCAGGACAAATCTCAGGGTTTTGATTCAACAGGCTAATTTAGTTCCACGCAGCTGATTTCACATGATGAGATGAGTGAGATCATCTTCTCCTCGACCGTCTGAACACTTTCATTTGTCGAGCTTCACGTTGCATTGAAGTTTATTTGATTTCCAGTTCTTGAGGTTGAAGTCACCAGACTGTTGGACAAACAGGGAACCAACCAATTCGACATCTTTAACCCTGAAGTTCTTCCTCAGGACGtgagtctcctcctcctcctcctcctcctcttcctcctcctcctcctcctcctcctcctcttcctcctcctcctcctcctcctcgtcttcttcctctcttgtcTCGTTCCTCGGTCGTGGATCCCCAGACACGTTGCTCCTCTTTTCTCCGCAGGGCTTTGTGGTGATTCAGATGGACTTTGGTTTCCCTCATCACCTGCTGGTTGAATTCCTGAAGAAGACACTCCAGTGACTCAGCAACACTTTGGACCGGAAGTGATGACCTCACAGGAAATGTCCCGTTCACTGTGATTCTCAGAATGTTTCTTTTATCCTTTTCACTACATTTTATaaacttgttttcttgtttttctttgtcctcgTTGGGAATCACTTGTGAAAactgctgtataaataaagttattattatcattatgtgACATAACTCTTCTTTTCAATccacattttcttttgataaaaaaacaacctgagCACCCCCCAGTGACCTTTGTACATTTTAGAGGGCATCTTGTTATCAGGGTCACCATGAATGGTCAAGGTCAAGTCTCTGGTGTCTTCAACTAGAAGACACCAGAGTCGAGGCTGCGTCCACAAGGGGGCGCCAGAGTCTACATCACTGCTTCTGTTGCTGATTCATGCTTGAGAGTAAATCATTTGGAACCAAAGTCAGATCCTCAGGACTTGTCCCTTTCCAACCAGCTCACAGTCCTGTAGCTCAGCCGGGGGTCATGTTTACGACCGAGGTGATGTATGAGAAGTTACTGTTAAACTGAATGAACACAGACTGATCAGATCAGTTCAGTGAAGGAGGTTGAAATGTTCAtgtgctgcttgtttgtttgttttacctcTGTCGccttaaaaaagtaaaagacaGAATAAATAAAGCTGAAAAAAGATCAAAAGGCTAAAAAGACACGTCTGGTCTGAGAAAGATGACGagttccacccccccccccccccccccacccttcagTTCACTAGCTTTTATGTAATCCTGCAGAgtgacagacaaacagcagtgaaaaaacataacctcctgaagacagaaacacagaaacacagaaagacatgagacaggaagacagaaagattgaaagacagaaagacagaaagacaggaagaaagaaagacagaaagacagaatgaaaggaaagaaaggaaagacaAAAAGATAGACAGAAGTGCATGAATTCCTCATTTCCAGGCAGTGACCTCTGTCCCTCCCCCCCCGCTCTCAGCTTGTTGGGACTCTACATTCCTTCAGTCCCAAACAACCGTCCTCACTgggaccctgttcagacctgaggGTCAACGTCTGCCCCTTGTTTGTGGCCACAACAATATCAACACATGTTGATTTTATAAACGGGCTTTTAAgtatatatacactcctgatcaaaatcttaagaccagttaaaaaatttcatgaatttgcattttgcactgttggatcttaggaaggttctaagtagagcttcaaaatgcaaaaagaagaaatgggaacaagagaccaaaagttgtgagcaggcaatttattgaaaacaacaatttaactcaaacaggctgttcatcagctgatcaaaagtttaagaccacagcctttaaaagcctaaatctgtgcaaaaatttggattccatgtaatttcctgtcaagtaatcacactgtgaagatctcttgatggcaaaggcaaaaaggctcaccgtctttgaaagtggtaggattgttgaactgcataaacaaggcctcttgAAAAATTTAAAAGTAATAAAAGTAGTTTGTAATCTGCATCAATCTGTGACGGCTTCTTGTCGGTCCCTCCTCCGATCATCCAGCCTCTCACCGAGCTgccacatacagtgccttgcataagtattcaccccctttggacttttctacattttgtcatggtataaccacagattaaaatttatttcatcgtgagtttatgtaatggaccaacacaaaatagtgcatcatttggaagtggggagaaatattacatggatttcacaattatttacaaataaaaatctgaaaagtgttgagtgcatatgtattcaccccctttactgtgaaacccctaacaaagatctggtgcgaccaattgcattcacaagtcacatttgcaagtcacataattagtaaatagggtccacctgtctgcaatttaatctcagtataaatacacctgttctgtgacggactcagagtttgttggagatcattactgaacaaacagcatcatgaagaccaaggagctcaccaaacaggtcagggataaagttgtggagaaatatgaagcagggttaggttataaaaaaatatccagagctttgatcatctctctgagcaccataaaatccatcataagaaaatggaaagaatatggcacaaccgcaaacctaccaagaggaggccgtccacccaaactgaagagtcggacaaggagaaaattaatcagagaagcaaccaggaggcccatggttactctggaggagttgcagagatccacagctgaggtgggagaatctgtccacaggacaactattagtcgtctactccacaaatctggcctttatggaagagtggcaagaagaaagccattgttgaaagggatccataaaaaatcccatttggagtttgccagaagccatgtgggagacacagcaaacatgtggaagaaggtgctctggtcagatgagaccaaaattgaactttttggcctcaatgcaaaacgctatgtgtggcgaaaacccaacactgcccatcaccctgagcacaccatcccaacagtgaaacatggtggtggtagcatcatgctgtggggatgcttctcttcagcaggtacagggaaactggtcagaatagagggaaagatggatggagccaaatacagggaaatccttgaagaaaatctgatgcagagctacaaaggaatggtttggattaaagaatgttaatgtcttaaaatggcccagtcaaagc
Above is a genomic segment from Pleuronectes platessa chromosome 7, fPlePla1.1, whole genome shotgun sequence containing:
- the cetp gene encoding cholesteryl ester transfer protein, translating into MTRDVFPWLLLVLSVLRTSRGCLQDPAAAHRVTGAVCRLTHPAAAVLNEKTTKVIEAAFQHARYPSVTGEKSILFVGKVQYSLDNLEIHNLTIGQSAFELLPGEGVAMDISNVSATFRGTIRYGYGSWLINVAHSIDFEIESHIDLGINPKLYCGEGKVAADTSDCYLNFHKLRLHLQGDREPNWLKRLFTDFITFTVKLVIKGQICKEINKVANILADFIQSTAEQFLSDGNISFDIGVTTAPVITANYIESYHKGFTRYNNTTAAVRDSGFQPTQLTEHRMLYFWVSDQVFNPLIAAAHKDGRFHLNVSGAELTELFKTNLSSATPEFFRKCLLESGSPELSVWSSAVPFLNTSTLGTRLWAEASGRLSCGNQTPELFFQTDVVVDVLASYADKKLFLQGKPSEIFVIRDDRPSLNQTLVDELEFLREAVEKVGIPKVMSVLEVEVTRLLDKQGTNQFDIFNPEVLPQDGFVVIQMDFGFPHHLLVEFLKKTLQ